In Brevibacillus brevis NBRC 100599, a single genomic region encodes these proteins:
- a CDS encoding methyltransferase domain-containing protein, with translation MTIYSCRKCKFRYDEWLGDTKNGVPPGVPFPHLAGSVCTECEMNEEGRHLPLPETKYTNVEATYYDQFAGKASIAFYRNWLLREAEQSPVSVLEMGVGTGRIAIELARNGLPVSGVDWSPEMLELATKKKRRILKGKEELLELVEQNMWELELGQQFTHVLLPEGIFQQATCRDKQRQLLSVIHDYITEDGTVAIDLLLPPVKNQWATMQRKFVFPDRMVYQKVEGETSLLDQKFRYTLTYETFLDQIEQPRYRVEREMALLLPTELELLLEGSGFRVIYSRENVFHKQDFEPSQADEGYDMDRWQHGGYPFAEPVGTPGGATRWTILAKKISSSTL, from the coding sequence ATGACTATTTACAGTTGCAGAAAATGCAAGTTCCGTTACGACGAGTGGCTAGGTGATACGAAAAATGGCGTCCCGCCTGGAGTGCCTTTTCCTCATTTAGCAGGTTCTGTGTGTACGGAATGTGAGATGAATGAGGAAGGACGGCACTTGCCGCTTCCTGAAACGAAGTACACGAACGTAGAAGCTACGTATTACGATCAGTTTGCCGGAAAGGCTAGCATCGCTTTTTATCGAAACTGGTTGCTGCGAGAAGCGGAGCAATCACCGGTTTCTGTGCTGGAGATGGGTGTTGGAACAGGGAGAATTGCCATTGAGCTGGCACGGAATGGCTTGCCCGTCAGCGGGGTCGATTGGAGCCCAGAGATGCTGGAGCTGGCCACCAAAAAGAAACGGCGCATATTAAAAGGGAAAGAAGAACTGCTGGAGCTGGTAGAACAGAATATGTGGGAGTTGGAGCTAGGTCAGCAATTTACGCATGTGCTTCTTCCAGAAGGGATATTTCAGCAGGCCACCTGTAGAGACAAGCAACGTCAATTGCTTTCGGTCATCCACGATTACATAACGGAGGACGGAACCGTGGCAATTGACTTACTGTTGCCGCCAGTAAAAAATCAATGGGCAACGATGCAACGCAAATTCGTTTTCCCGGATCGCATGGTGTATCAAAAGGTGGAGGGGGAAACCTCACTCTTGGATCAAAAGTTCCGCTACACGCTTACTTATGAGACTTTTCTTGATCAGATTGAGCAGCCGAGGTATCGCGTAGAACGCGAGATGGCATTGCTTTTGCCTACAGAGCTTGAGCTGTTACTGGAAGGATCAGGCTTTCGCGTCATCTATAGCAGAGAGAATGTATTCCACAAGCAAGACTTCGAGCCGAGTCAAGCGGACGAGGGCTATGATATGGATCGTTGGCAGCATGGTGGGTATCCGTTCGCTGAGCCTGTCGGAACACCGGGTGGAGCTACTCGCTGGACAATTTTGGCGAAAAAAATTTCTTCCTCGACTTTGTAA
- a CDS encoding CocE/NonD family hydrolase codes for MAQTGFTLVSFGYYQSGIKVADIRFEDGEVWHRSTGWDEGGAAEGLFAQLIEGEAAYELPLLILAQKLLEWERIDWESEQVVFLENGGHYQRHLSIEGTGPAGQKQAWIWAAREAAQPIDLIICENEVIAFVLTGRGDSVVLAKTGWENLTPLTMWQDPLLSEVNYGVHHLGRHDVEMRDGIRLATEVWLPAGLAEGQRVPTIFMRTPYGRMDGIFRRLPFVARGYALVVQDTRGREDSEGEWIPLVHERNDGDDSLNWIASQEWSDGSIGMLGGSYVGYVQWAAAASGNPHLKAVFSYVTVGTPYVDIPRKGGTILGGLSWIFMMAEKRRNVEALSREDWREVIKVRPIKEIPQKVLGKEIPFWTKWMEHPDGDDFWAMSDWKRHADQVKVPAFLVSGWYDDNGMGTSESWEVVSRNVPEHARLILGPWYHKANTTREIHHVPFGNNAIRYDLDVTQLRWFDRYLKGVENGVDQEPRVEYYMVGENEWKTSQTWPPVETTLTNLYLSSRGNANTSGGDGTLTLSIPGEQAVDTYSYDPLDAAPYLLDLSENENSVPENYRDVEKRSDVLVYTSEPLEEEVVIAGEISAVIYASSSARDTDWLVRLCDVDEEGNSIRLSDGIICARYRHSFTEPELLVPGQIECYEIRMTKIANVFQRGHRIRVSVTSGAENFSFPNPNTGNDLATETETVIASQRVYHDSQYPSHIKLPLLRSGGSKESSGGN; via the coding sequence ATGGCACAGACTGGTTTTACACTAGTTTCTTTTGGTTATTATCAATCTGGTATCAAGGTAGCTGATATACGTTTTGAGGATGGGGAAGTTTGGCATCGAAGCACAGGTTGGGATGAGGGTGGTGCGGCTGAAGGTCTATTTGCACAACTGATTGAAGGGGAAGCAGCCTACGAGTTGCCTCTCCTCATCCTGGCACAAAAGCTGCTGGAATGGGAGAGAATCGACTGGGAGAGCGAACAAGTCGTATTTTTGGAAAACGGAGGGCACTACCAACGCCATCTATCCATCGAAGGAACGGGTCCCGCAGGGCAAAAGCAAGCGTGGATCTGGGCGGCGCGCGAAGCAGCGCAGCCAATTGACCTGATCATTTGTGAAAACGAAGTCATCGCATTTGTGCTGACAGGTCGCGGTGATAGTGTCGTATTGGCGAAAACAGGGTGGGAGAATTTGACGCCACTTACGATGTGGCAGGACCCTCTGCTGTCCGAGGTTAACTACGGTGTACATCATTTGGGTAGGCATGATGTAGAGATGAGGGATGGCATTCGTTTGGCGACCGAGGTTTGGCTGCCTGCGGGCTTGGCGGAAGGACAGCGAGTTCCGACGATTTTCATGCGCACTCCCTATGGACGGATGGATGGCATTTTTCGCCGTTTACCTTTTGTAGCTCGCGGATATGCGCTGGTTGTTCAGGATACGCGCGGACGAGAGGATTCCGAGGGAGAGTGGATTCCACTCGTTCATGAGCGAAATGATGGAGACGACAGCCTCAACTGGATCGCGAGTCAGGAGTGGTCGGATGGCAGCATCGGGATGCTCGGCGGCTCGTATGTGGGGTATGTGCAATGGGCTGCGGCTGCAAGCGGAAATCCACATTTGAAGGCGGTTTTCAGCTACGTGACAGTAGGAACACCTTATGTGGACATCCCGCGCAAAGGGGGAACGATTCTTGGTGGTCTGTCATGGATTTTCATGATGGCAGAGAAACGGCGAAATGTTGAAGCTCTTTCCCGGGAGGACTGGAGGGAGGTCATCAAGGTGCGTCCGATCAAGGAAATCCCGCAAAAAGTGCTAGGGAAAGAAATCCCGTTTTGGACAAAATGGATGGAGCATCCGGACGGAGACGATTTCTGGGCCATGTCAGACTGGAAACGGCATGCGGATCAGGTGAAGGTGCCTGCTTTCCTCGTATCAGGTTGGTATGACGACAACGGGATGGGGACGAGCGAATCGTGGGAGGTTGTCTCACGAAATGTACCAGAGCACGCCAGACTCATCTTGGGGCCGTGGTATCACAAGGCGAATACGACGCGAGAAATCCATCATGTGCCCTTCGGAAACAACGCCATCCGCTACGATCTGGATGTGACACAGCTTCGCTGGTTTGACCGCTATTTAAAGGGAGTGGAAAATGGCGTCGATCAAGAGCCGCGTGTCGAGTACTACATGGTGGGAGAAAACGAATGGAAGACCTCGCAGACTTGGCCGCCAGTGGAGACGACACTGACGAATCTGTATCTGAGCAGTCGGGGAAACGCCAATACGAGCGGCGGAGATGGAACACTGACCCTGTCCATCCCAGGTGAACAGGCGGTGGATACGTATAGCTATGATCCGCTAGACGCGGCACCGTATCTGCTGGATTTGTCCGAGAATGAAAACAGCGTTCCGGAAAACTATCGTGATGTGGAAAAACGCTCAGATGTCCTTGTCTACACATCGGAGCCATTGGAAGAGGAGGTCGTCATCGCGGGAGAAATCTCGGCCGTTATCTATGCATCCAGCTCAGCGCGGGATACAGATTGGCTGGTGCGGCTGTGTGATGTAGATGAGGAAGGCAATTCGATTCGTTTATCGGACGGGATTATATGCGCGCGCTACCGTCACTCGTTTACGGAGCCCGAGCTACTTGTTCCAGGACAAATCGAATGCTATGAGATTCGCATGACCAAGATCGCCAACGTCTTCCAGAGGGGTCACCGCATTCGCGTCTCGGTTACTTCTGGTGCTGAGAACTTCTCGTTCCCGAATCCGAATACAGGCAATGATCTGGCAACGGAAACCGAGACGGTCATCGCCTCGCAACGTGTCTATCATGACAGCCAGTATCCGAGTCATATCAAGCTCCCTCTCTTACGGTCTGGGGGAAGTAAGGAATCTTCAGGAGGTAATTAA
- a CDS encoding dipeptidase, whose translation MTEVTREQARKFHDGVHVLDGHFDLLMDVEIQRGYGRTKMIETEYLPRFQQGGVHSLVAAVFVKDAFVPEMSLRKALNQISAMHAEAAESPAHIVIAKNLDDLQRARAEQKVSFILSLEGAEPLHNDLSLLRVFYELGVRMMGLVWSRRNFVGDGSFFAPVREGKKGGITDFGVRLIEEAEKQGIVIDVSHLNDEGFWDVMEIAEKPVIASHSNSRTVVPTMRNLTDEQIKAIAEKDGLVGVNAFSMFTAANSADATIEKLIDHVDYMKKLVGARYLGIGLDLCDDLTKYLPLDKIAKTEEMPFDVVKGHASLPEITRELMKRRYTDAEIEGILGGNFLRVYQQVWK comes from the coding sequence ATGACGGAAGTAACGAGAGAACAGGCGCGCAAATTTCATGACGGTGTTCACGTTCTGGATGGGCATTTTGATTTGCTGATGGATGTGGAGATTCAGCGTGGATACGGTCGAACCAAAATGATCGAGACGGAGTATTTGCCACGGTTTCAGCAGGGGGGCGTGCATTCCCTCGTGGCAGCCGTGTTCGTCAAGGATGCATTTGTACCGGAGATGAGTCTGCGCAAGGCGCTCAACCAGATCAGCGCTATGCATGCAGAGGCGGCTGAGTCACCCGCGCACATCGTCATCGCCAAAAATCTGGATGATTTGCAACGGGCAAGAGCGGAGCAAAAAGTATCGTTCATTCTGTCGTTGGAAGGGGCAGAGCCGCTGCATAACGATTTGAGTCTCTTGCGTGTCTTTTATGAGCTCGGAGTACGGATGATGGGGCTGGTTTGGAGTCGGCGCAATTTCGTTGGGGACGGTAGCTTTTTTGCACCGGTGCGCGAAGGGAAAAAAGGAGGCATTACCGATTTCGGTGTGCGTCTTATCGAAGAAGCGGAAAAGCAGGGCATCGTCATCGATGTGAGCCATTTGAATGACGAAGGGTTCTGGGACGTGATGGAAATTGCTGAAAAGCCAGTGATTGCTTCTCATTCCAATAGCCGAACAGTCGTACCGACGATGCGTAATTTGACAGATGAGCAGATCAAAGCGATTGCGGAAAAGGACGGACTTGTCGGGGTGAATGCGTTTAGCATGTTCACAGCGGCTAACAGCGCTGACGCAACTATCGAGAAACTGATAGATCATGTTGACTATATGAAAAAGCTTGTTGGAGCAAGGTACCTCGGTATAGGCCTAGACCTGTGCGATGATTTGACGAAATATTTGCCCTTGGACAAGATTGCCAAAACCGAAGAAATGCCATTTGACGTAGTAAAAGGTCATGCGTCTCTTCCTGAAATTACGCGTGAACTGATGAAGCGTAGGTACACGGATGCAGAAATCGAAGGAATCTTGGGTGGCAATTTCCTCAGAGTGTATCAGCAAGTGTGGAAGTAG
- a CDS encoding sigma-70 family RNA polymerase sigma factor — translation MEKLQPTTDAAFEQIMREYGTRVLRLVTFLVKDRSLAEDITQDVFVKVYRHLPRFRQESSVHTWLYRIAVNECKGYLRSWSFRHILPRSWMRQDGELSTESLVLDQAEKDQLVAEVLQLSPLYRQVIALHYYADLSIGEVAEVLGVTEGTVRTRLHRARQQLRQSMGEGRDWEWTKTDGSRI, via the coding sequence TTGGAAAAATTGCAGCCAACAACAGATGCTGCTTTTGAACAAATCATGAGGGAGTATGGGACCCGCGTGCTTCGACTCGTCACTTTTCTGGTCAAAGATCGCAGCTTGGCAGAGGATATTACCCAAGATGTCTTCGTTAAGGTGTATCGGCATCTTCCACGCTTTCGGCAGGAGAGCAGTGTGCACACGTGGTTATATCGAATCGCGGTTAATGAGTGCAAAGGTTATTTGCGTTCTTGGTCGTTCCGCCATATCCTTCCCCGCTCGTGGATGAGACAGGATGGGGAGCTTTCTACAGAAAGTCTTGTGCTCGATCAAGCCGAGAAGGACCAGCTCGTTGCGGAAGTGTTGCAGCTTTCTCCGCTCTATCGTCAAGTGATTGCCCTTCATTACTATGCGGATTTATCCATCGGAGAGGTGGCTGAGGTGCTAGGAGTAACGGAGGGAACAGTCAGAACTCGGTTGCATAGGGCAAGACAGCAACTACGGCAGAGTATGGGAGAGGGGAGGGACTGGGAATGGACGAAAACCGATGGCTCGCGGATTTAA